Proteins co-encoded in one Actinomadura luteofluorescens genomic window:
- a CDS encoding FAD-binding oxidoreductase, which produces MTELAIKGDHQRAVEALRRSYQAIPAGTPVRLAKRTSNLFRWRDPSEAPGLDVSGFDKVLSVDPDERTAQVQGMTTYEDLVDATLPHGLMPTVVPQLKTITLGGAVTGLGIESTSFRDGLPHEGVLELEVLTGDGQIVTATRDNEHKDLFYGFPNSYGTLGYSLRLKIELRAVRPYVRLRHLRFTDAAELARVLGEITESGTFEDETVDFMDGTVFGADEQYITLGFFADSAPYTSDYTGQKIYYRSIQQRSVDFLTIRDYIWRWDTDWFWCSGAFGVQNPTVRKLWPDRFKRSDVYRKLVAYDRRYHIVARAERWRGLRPREDVIQDIEVPVERLPEFLEFFHDKVGMAPIWLCPLRAKERWPLYPLDVGRPYVNAGFWGTVRIPPGQIPEYHNRLIERKVAALDGHKSLYSTAFYGRDEFWRYYDGETYRRLKGSYDPDGRLLDLYDKCVRGR; this is translated from the coding sequence TGTTCCGGTGGCGCGACCCCTCGGAGGCGCCCGGCCTGGACGTCTCCGGGTTCGACAAGGTGCTGAGCGTCGACCCGGACGAGCGGACCGCGCAGGTCCAGGGCATGACGACCTACGAGGACCTGGTCGACGCGACGCTGCCGCACGGTCTGATGCCGACGGTCGTCCCCCAGCTGAAGACGATCACGCTGGGCGGGGCGGTGACCGGGCTCGGCATCGAGTCGACGTCGTTCCGGGACGGGCTGCCGCACGAGGGCGTCCTGGAGCTGGAGGTCCTCACCGGCGACGGGCAGATCGTCACGGCCACGCGCGACAACGAGCACAAGGACCTGTTCTACGGCTTCCCGAACTCCTACGGGACGCTCGGCTACAGCCTCCGGTTGAAGATCGAGCTGCGGGCCGTCCGGCCCTACGTCCGGCTGCGGCACCTGCGGTTCACCGACGCGGCGGAGCTCGCCCGCGTCCTCGGGGAGATCACCGAGTCCGGGACGTTCGAGGACGAGACCGTCGACTTCATGGACGGGACGGTCTTCGGCGCGGACGAGCAGTACATCACGCTGGGCTTCTTCGCCGACTCCGCGCCCTACACCTCCGACTACACCGGCCAGAAGATCTACTACAGGTCGATCCAGCAGCGGTCCGTCGACTTCCTCACGATCCGCGACTACATCTGGCGCTGGGACACCGACTGGTTCTGGTGCTCGGGCGCGTTCGGGGTGCAGAACCCGACCGTCCGGAAGCTGTGGCCCGACAGGTTCAAGCGCTCCGACGTGTACCGCAAGCTGGTCGCCTACGACCGCCGGTACCACATCGTCGCGCGTGCGGAGCGCTGGCGGGGGCTGCGGCCGCGCGAGGACGTGATCCAGGACATCGAGGTCCCGGTCGAGCGGCTTCCGGAGTTCCTGGAGTTCTTCCACGACAAGGTGGGCATGGCCCCGATCTGGCTGTGCCCGCTGCGTGCGAAGGAGCGGTGGCCGCTGTACCCGCTGGACGTGGGCCGCCCCTACGTGAACGCCGGTTTCTGGGGCACGGTGCGGATCCCGCCAGGGCAGATCCCCGAGTACCACAACCGGCTCATCGAACGTAAGGTCGCCGCCCTCGACGGCCACAAGTCCCTGTACTCGACCGCCTTCTACGGCCGGGACGAGTTCTGGCGGTACTACGACGGGGAGACCTACCGGCGGCTCAAGGGGTCCTACGATCCCGACGGGCGGCTGCTGGATCTCTACGACAAGTGCGTGCGCGGGCGCTGA